The following proteins come from a genomic window of Candidatus Methylomirabilota bacterium:
- a CDS encoding ATP-grasp domain-containing protein: MKRLLLLIPTTTYRTEDFVEAAGRLGVEMIVASERPSTFETEFPDHLLTVDFTDPEKAARTVAELARRRPLDAVVPVDDVTTVVGAAIADALGLRANPVPAVATARNKYRMREALRRAGVAGPPYRLFTLGDDPATAARGVAYPCVLKPTILAASRGVIRADTEAEFVAAFRRIAAILETPDVAALGEGADQILVEGFVPGREVALEGLLVEGRLHVLALFDKPDPLDGPFFEETIYVTPSRLPADVQAAVGASAAEAARALGLREGPIHAELRVQETPPRAWLIEIAARSIGGLCSRTLRFGTGLTLEEIILRHALRLDIASLERERQPAGVMMIPIPGRGVLEAVEGQAAARAVPGIEEVVITAHVGQELVPLPEGSRYLGFIFARADSPERVEAVLRAAHGRLAFVIASLE; encoded by the coding sequence ATGAAGCGACTCCTCCTTCTCATTCCGACCACGACCTACCGGACCGAGGACTTCGTCGAGGCCGCCGGCCGGCTCGGGGTGGAGATGATCGTGGCCTCGGAGCGGCCCAGCACGTTCGAGACGGAGTTTCCTGACCACCTCCTGACCGTCGACTTCACCGATCCCGAGAAGGCCGCTCGGACCGTGGCCGAGCTTGCCCGGCGGCGGCCGCTCGACGCCGTGGTCCCGGTGGACGACGTCACCACGGTCGTGGGCGCCGCGATCGCCGACGCCCTGGGGCTGCGGGCAAACCCGGTCCCCGCGGTCGCCACGGCCCGGAACAAGTACCGCATGCGCGAGGCGCTCCGCCGGGCCGGTGTCGCCGGTCCCCCCTACCGGCTGTTCACCCTCGGTGATGACCCGGCGACCGCGGCCCGCGGGGTTGCCTACCCCTGCGTGCTGAAGCCCACGATCCTGGCGGCCAGCCGCGGCGTGATTCGCGCCGACACGGAAGCCGAGTTCGTCGCCGCCTTCCGGCGGATCGCGGCCATCCTGGAGACCCCCGACGTCGCCGCGCTGGGCGAGGGGGCGGATCAGATCCTGGTGGAGGGCTTCGTGCCGGGCCGCGAGGTGGCGCTGGAGGGGCTGCTCGTCGAGGGCCGCCTCCACGTCCTGGCGCTCTTCGACAAGCCCGATCCCCTCGACGGGCCGTTCTTCGAGGAGACGATCTACGTGACGCCCTCGCGCCTCCCGGCCGACGTCCAGGCGGCGGTCGGGGCGTCCGCGGCCGAGGCCGCGCGCGCGCTCGGGCTCCGCGAGGGACCCATCCACGCCGAGCTCCGGGTCCAGGAGACGCCGCCCCGGGCGTGGCTCATCGAGATCGCCGCCCGGTCGATCGGCGGCCTCTGCTCGCGGACCCTCCGCTTCGGCACCGGGCTCACGCTGGAGGAGATCATCCTGCGCCACGCCCTCCGGCTGGACATCGCCTCGCTCGAGCGCGAGCGGCAGCCGGCGGGCGTGATGATGATCCCGATCCCGGGCCGCGGCGTGCTGGAAGCGGTCGAGGGGCAGGCGGCGGCCCGAGCCGTGCCCGGGATCGAGGAGGTCGTGATCACGGCCCACGTGGGCCAGGAGCTGGTCCCTCTCCCCGAGGGCTCGCGGTACCTCGGGTTCATCTTCGCGCGGGCCGACAGCCCCGAGCGCGTCGAGGCCGTCCTGCGCGCGGCCCACGGTCGCCTCGCGTTCGTCATCGCGTCCCTCGAGTAG
- a CDS encoding NifU family protein — MPEVKERVQELLDSAINPAVAGHGGYIELIDVKESTVYLRMSGGCQGCGAADVTLKAGIERMIFEEIPEITEVLDVTDHASGTNPYYSPSKG; from the coding sequence ATGCCAGAGGTCAAGGAGCGGGTCCAGGAGCTGCTCGATAGCGCGATCAATCCGGCGGTCGCGGGCCACGGCGGGTACATCGAGCTGATCGACGTCAAGGAAAGCACCGTGTACCTGCGGATGAGCGGCGGCTGTCAGGGGTGCGGCGCGGCCGACGTCACGCTGAAAGCCGGCATCGAGCGGATGATCTTCGAGGAGATCCCCGAGATCACCGAGGTCCTGGACGTGACCGACCACGCGTCCGGCACCAACCCGTACTACTCGCCCTCCAAGGGCTAG